One Streptomyces formicae genomic window, CTTGTCGCCGACGCGGAAGACCCGGCCGCCGAAGCGCTTCTCCGGCAGGTCGGGCCTGGCGGGCGTGATGGCCTGCTGGAGGAGGCCGTTGAGGTTCCCGGCGCCCGCGGGGCCGCGGTGCATGGGGGCGAGGACCTGGACGTCGCGGCGCGGGTCGAGGCCGAACTTCTTGGGGATGCGGTGCGCGGCGACGTCCACCGTGACGCGGCCCGCGTCCTCGGTCTCCTCCTCGACGAAGAGGAAGAAGTCCTTCATGCCCTGGGTGAGCGGCGGCACACCGGAGTTGATGCGGTGGGCGTTGGTGACCACGCCCGACTCCTGGGCCTGCCGGAAGATGCGGGTGAGACGGACGGCGGGGACGGGGCTGCCGTCGGCGAGCATGTCCCGCAGGACCTCGCCCGCGCCGACGCTCGGCAGTTGGTCCACATCGCCGACGAAGAGCAGGTGGGCGCCCGGCGGGACCGCCTTGACCAGCTTGTTGGCCAGGAGCAGGTCCAGCATCGAGGCTTCGTCGACCACCACCAGGTCGGCGTCGAGCGGCCGCTCCTTGTCGTACGCCGCGTCTCCCCCCGGCCGCAGCTCGAGGAGGCGGTGGACGGTGGACGCCTCGGCGCCCGTCAGCTCGGCGAGGCGCTTGGCGGCGCGTCCGGTGGGAGCGGCGAGGACGACCTTGGCCTTCTTGGCGCGGGCCAGCTCGACGACGGAGCGGACCGTGAAGGACTTGCCGCAGCCCGGCCCGCCGGTCAGGACGGCCACCTTCCGGGTCAGCGCGAGCTTGACCGCCTCCTCCTGCTCGGGCGCGAGTTCGGCTCCCGTGCGCTTCGCGAGCCAGCCGAGTGCCTTGTCCCAGGCGACGTCACGGAAGGCGGGCATCCGGTCCTCGTCGGTCCTCAGGAGGCGCGACAGCTGGGCGGCCAGGGAGATTTCGGCGCGGTGGAAGGGCACCAGATAGACGGCCGTGACGTCCTCGCCGCCGTCCGGGCCCGGCACGCTCTCCCGTACGACCCCCTCCTCCTCGCCCGCCAGTTCGGCGAGGCAGTCGATGACCAGGCCCGTGTCCACCTGGAGGAGCTTGACCGCGTCGGCGATCAGGCGCTCCTCGGGCAGGAAGCAGTTGCCCTGGTCGGTGGATTGCGAAAGGGCGTACTGCAGACCGGCCTTGACGCGCTCCGGGCTGTCGTGCGGGATGCCGACCGACTGGGCGATGCGGTCGGCGGTGAGGAAGCCGATGCCCCAGACGTCGGCGGCGAGGCGATAGGGCTCGTTCTTCACGACGGAGATCGAGGCGTCGCCGTACTTCTTGTAGATGCGCACCGCGATGGAGGTGGAGACGCCGACTCCCTGGAGGAAGACCATGACCTCCTTGATGGCCTTCTGCTCCTCCCAGGCGGCGGCGATCATCTTCGTCCGCTTGGGGCCGAGTCCCGGCACCTCCACCAGGCGCTCGGGCTCGGTCTCGATGATGTCGAGGGTGTCCACGCCGAAGTGGGTGGTGATCCGGTCGGCCATCACCGGGCCGATGCCCTTGATGAGGCCGGAGCCGAGATAGCGGCGGATGCCCTGGATGGTGGCGGGCAGCACCGTCGTGTAGTTCTCCACGGTGAACTGCTTGCCGTACTGCGGGTGGGAGCCCCAGCGGCCCTGCATCCGCAGCGACTCCCCGGCCTGGGCGCCGAGCAGCGCGCCGACGACCGTGAGCAGATCGCCCGCGCCGCGTCCGGTGTCGACGCGCGCGACCGTGTACCCGGTCTCTTCGTTGGCGTACGTGATGCGCTCGAGGACCCCCTCGAGCACCGACATCGCCGGTGCCTGACTCGACATGATCCGACGCTACCGCCCGGCACCGACAGCGCGGGAAGCCTGTGGACAACTTCGAAGGGGCCCGGTCCGTGGACCAGACCCCTTCGGGTTTCCCTCCCCTGTCAAACCTCGCGATCCCCCCGGATCCCCCGGATCCCCCCAGATCCTGGTTCCCCCCTCAGAAGGTCTGACTCCAAGTACGACACGCCTGGTGCCCGAAGGGTTGCACGGCGTTGCCCACGAGTTTTCGGAACGGCTTCCAGGTGCTGACAAAGCGGGGCAGAAGTAGCGTTTGACGCATGAGCGATTCCCAGTCCTTCGAGCAGGACGTGCTGAACGAGCTCGGCGACGACAAGCTCCAGGAGATCGCGGGCCTGCTCGGCACGGACGCGGCAGGGGCCCAGGACGTCGTGGGCACCACGGTGTCCGCGCTCTCCGGGGACCTCCAGGACAAGGCGGCCGCGCCGGATCCCGCGGAGGCCGACGAGGTGCGCCGGGCTTTCGCCGAGGTCGAGTCCGGCGGACCGCCCCTCCAGCCCGGCGAGCAGCCCCTTCAAGGGGTGGCCGCCTTCGGCGGGTTGGGCGGTCTCGCCGCCGGGGGGATGATGTCCGGCGTCCTCGCCAAGATGAGCAAGCCGGTCGCCAACGCGGTCTCCAAGAAGACCGGCATCCCCGCGCCGACGGTCTCCCGCGTCATCGAGATGCTCATCCCCGTCGTCCTCGCGGTGCTCACCAAGCGGGCCGCGAGCACCAAGGCCCCCGGCGGTGCGGCCCCGAAGGCGTCGGCGTCCTCGGGTGGCCTCGGTGATCTGCTCGCGCAGGTCCTGGGCGGCAAGAAGTAGTCAACGAGCGGCCGCGGCCACGGCCGCGGTCCGCACGGGTCTCACGCGTGCGCGCGAAAGCGTCGCGCCGTCTCCCTCAGCACCTCGCCGCCGTCGCGTGCCCACAGGTCCTCGTTGAAGATCTCGACCTCGATCGCCCCCGCGTACCCCGCGCCGTCGACCAGCGCGCGGAACGCCTTGAAGTCGACGCTGCCGTCCCCCAGCTGCCCGCGCCCGAGCAGCACGCCCGCGGGCAACGGAGTGATCCAGTCGGCCAGTTGGAAGGCGTGGATCCGGCCGCCCCTGCCCGCCCGGTCGATCTGCGCGGGCGCCTGGTCGTCCCACCACAGGTGGTAGGTGTCCACGACCACGCCCACCTGCGCCGCGGGGAAGCGTTCCGCGATGTCGAGCGCCTGGCCCAGGGTGGAGACCACGCAGCGGTCCGCGGCGAACATCGGGTGCAGCGGTTCGATGGCGAGCCGTACGCCCCGCTCCTCGGCGTAGGGGCCGAGGACGGCAAGCGCGTCGGCGATGCGCTCGCGGGCACCGGTCAGGTCCTTGCTGCCGTGCGGCAGCCCGCCGGAGACCAGGACCAGCGTGTCCGTGCCGAGCGTCGCCGCCTCGTCGACCGCCGCGCGGTTGTCGTCGAGGGCACGCGCGCGTGCCGCCTCCCCGATGTCCGTGAAGAAGCCGCCCCTGCACAGGCTCGTGACGGTGAGGCCCGACTCGCGCATGAGGCGGGCGGTGCGCTCGACCCCGTACTCCTGGACCTGCGCGCGCCACAGACCGACCCCGGTGACGCCCTCCTCGGCGCAGCCTGCGGCGAGGTCGGTCATCGACCACTGCTTGATGGTCTCCTGGTTGATGCTCAGCCGGGACGGGTCGACAGCGGCGCTCATTGGGGTACTCCGTGGACGGTGAGCAGGGATCGCATGCGGGCGGCGGCGAGGGCCGGGTCGGGGAACAGGCCGAGGCCGTCGGCGAGTTCGTAGGCGCGGGCCAGGTGCGGCAGCGAGCGCGCCGACTGGAGGCCGCCGACCATGGTGAAGTGCGACTGGTGGCCCGCGAGCCAGGCGAGCAGGACGACGCCCGTCTTGTAGTAGCGGGTCGGCGTCCGGAAGAGGTGGCGTGACAACGCGACCGTGGGGTCGAGGAGTTCGCGGAAGCCCTTCACGTCCCCGGTGTCCAGGATCCGCACCGCGTCCGCCGCGAGGGGCCCCAGCGGGTCGAAGATGCCGAGCAGCGCGTGGCTGAAGCCGTGGTCGTCGCCCGCGATCAGTTCCGGGTAGTGGAAGTCGTCGCCCGTGTAGCAGCGCACGCCCCGGGGCAGGCGGCGGCGCAGGGCGATCTCGCGGTCGGCGTCCAGGAGCGAGACCTTGATGCCGTCGACCTTGTCGGGGTGGGCGGCGATGACCTGGAGGAAGGTGTCCGTGGCCGCGTCCAGGTCGGCCGAGCCCCAGTAGCCCTCCAGGGCGGGATCGAACATCGGGCCGAGCCAGTGCAGGATCACCGGCTCGGTGGCCTGGCGCAGGAGATGGCCGTACGTCTCCAGGTAGTCGTCCGGCGACGCGGCCGCCGCCGACAGGGCGCGTGACGCCATCAGGATCGGCTGCGCGTCGCACGACTCGACGAGCTCCAGCTGCTCCTCGTACGCCGTACGGACCGTCAGGAGGTCGGCGGGTGCCGTGAGTTGGTCGGTGCCGACGCCGCACGCGATGCGGCCGCCGACCGCCTTCGCCTCGGCGGCCGAGCGGCGGATCAGCTCGGCGGCGCCCGCCCAGTCCAGGCCCATGCCGCGCTGCGCGGTGTCCATGGCCTCCGCGACGCCGAGGCCGTGCGACCAGAGGTGGCGGCGGAAGGCGAGGGTGGCGTCCCAGTCGACGGCGGCGGGGCCTTCCGGGGGGACGTCGGCGTAGGGGTCGGCGACCACGTGGGCGGCGGAGAAGACCGTGCGGGAGGTGAGCGGGGAGCCGCCGCCCGTCGGGCGGGGCGCGGCGCGCGTCGGGC contains:
- a CDS encoding sugar phosphate isomerase/epimerase family protein, whose amino-acid sequence is MSAAVDPSRLSINQETIKQWSMTDLAAGCAEEGVTGVGLWRAQVQEYGVERTARLMRESGLTVTSLCRGGFFTDIGEAARARALDDNRAAVDEAATLGTDTLVLVSGGLPHGSKDLTGARERIADALAVLGPYAEERGVRLAIEPLHPMFAADRCVVSTLGQALDIAERFPAAQVGVVVDTYHLWWDDQAPAQIDRAGRGGRIHAFQLADWITPLPAGVLLGRGQLGDGSVDFKAFRALVDGAGYAGAIEVEIFNEDLWARDGGEVLRETARRFRAHA
- a CDS encoding ATP-dependent RecD-like DNA helicase, whose amino-acid sequence is MSVLEGVLERITYANEETGYTVARVDTGRGAGDLLTVVGALLGAQAGESLRMQGRWGSHPQYGKQFTVENYTTVLPATIQGIRRYLGSGLIKGIGPVMADRITTHFGVDTLDIIETEPERLVEVPGLGPKRTKMIAAAWEEQKAIKEVMVFLQGVGVSTSIAVRIYKKYGDASISVVKNEPYRLAADVWGIGFLTADRIAQSVGIPHDSPERVKAGLQYALSQSTDQGNCFLPEERLIADAVKLLQVDTGLVIDCLAELAGEEEGVVRESVPGPDGGEDVTAVYLVPFHRAEISLAAQLSRLLRTDEDRMPAFRDVAWDKALGWLAKRTGAELAPEQEEAVKLALTRKVAVLTGGPGCGKSFTVRSVVELARAKKAKVVLAAPTGRAAKRLAELTGAEASTVHRLLELRPGGDAAYDKERPLDADLVVVDEASMLDLLLANKLVKAVPPGAHLLFVGDVDQLPSVGAGEVLRDMLADGSPVPAVRLTRIFRQAQESGVVTNAHRINSGVPPLTQGMKDFFLFVEEETEDAGRVTVDVAAHRIPKKFGLDPRRDVQVLAPMHRGPAGAGNLNGLLQQAITPARPDLPEKRFGGRVFRVGDKVTQIRNNYEKGQNGVFNGTVGVVTSLSTDDQRLTVLTDEDEEIPYDFDELDELSHAYAVTIHRSQGSEYPAVVIPVTTGAWMMLQRNLLYTAVTRAKKLVVLVGSRKALGQAVRTVSAGKRCTALDFRLSGRRGEGPGRFDRSNESQTSHSTSGTGAKGAG
- a CDS encoding DUF937 domain-containing protein: MSDSQSFEQDVLNELGDDKLQEIAGLLGTDAAGAQDVVGTTVSALSGDLQDKAAAPDPAEADEVRRAFAEVESGGPPLQPGEQPLQGVAAFGGLGGLAAGGMMSGVLAKMSKPVANAVSKKTGIPAPTVSRVIEMLIPVVLAVLTKRAASTKAPGGAAPKASASSGGLGDLLAQVLGGKK
- a CDS encoding dihydrodipicolinate synthase family protein — translated: MSTVLLPAEGGGTRAYTPREAPRPTRAAPRPTGGGSPLTSRTVFSAAHVVADPYADVPPEGPAAVDWDATLAFRRHLWSHGLGVAEAMDTAQRGMGLDWAGAAELIRRSAAEAKAVGGRIACGVGTDQLTAPADLLTVRTAYEEQLELVESCDAQPILMASRALSAAAASPDDYLETYGHLLRQATEPVILHWLGPMFDPALEGYWGSADLDAATDTFLQVIAAHPDKVDGIKVSLLDADREIALRRRLPRGVRCYTGDDFHYPELIAGDDHGFSHALLGIFDPLGPLAADAVRILDTGDVKGFRELLDPTVALSRHLFRTPTRYYKTGVVLLAWLAGHQSHFTMVGGLQSARSLPHLARAYELADGLGLFPDPALAAARMRSLLTVHGVPQ